A stretch of Malassezia japonica chromosome 6, complete sequence DNA encodes these proteins:
- a CDS encoding uncharacterized protein (BUSCO:EOG09263HD8; EggNog:ENOG503NTZB; COG:C): MAPPQKGFSWSNIAVGAAMNMFEVTTLGQPFEVIKTQMASNRSQSMAQALSTVWSRGGVLGFYQGLIPWGAVLLFTSTEVQKVAKTFGLGPGAAGLAGGMTGGIVQAYATMGFCTCMKTAEITRVKQMQAGEKPKSTWAVFADIYRREGIRGINKGVNAVAVRQCTNWGSRMGFARLAEAPVRKMAGKSEKDKLSPMERILCSSIGGALATWNQPIEVIRVETAAEHRPAKPTIMNTAAYIYKENGIKGLYRGVSPRILLGVWQTVCMVSFADTVRDWMGTSSH, from the exons ATGGCCCCCCCGCAAAAAGGATTCTCGTGGTCGAACATTGCCGTTGGCGCGGCCATGAACATGTTTGAGGTTACGACCCTGGGTCAACCTTTCGAGGTGATCAAGACCCAGATGGCGTCGAACCGTAGCCAGTCgatggcgcaggcgctgaGCACGGTCTGGAGCCGTGGCGGCGTTTTGGGCTTCTACCAGGGTCTGATTCCTTGG GGAGCCGTCCTGCTCTTTACCTCGACCGAGGTGCAAAAAGTGGCCAAGACCTTTGGTCTCGGCCCCGGTGCGGCTGGTCTCGCCGGTGGTATGACTGGTGGTATTGTCCAGGCCTACGCCACCATGGGCTTCTGTACTTGTATGAAGACGGCCGAGATCACCCGTGTCAAGCAGATGCAGGCCGGTGAAAAGCCCAAGTCGACTTGGGCCGTCTTTGCTGATATCTACCGCAGGGAGGGTATCCGTGGTATTAACAAGGGTGTGAATGCCGTTGCCGTGCGTCAGTGCACGAACTGGGGTAGCCG CATGGGCTTTGCccgccttgccgaggcgcctgtCCGCAAGATGGCGGGCAAGTCAGAGAAAGACAAGCTGTCGCCGATGGAGCGCATCCTCTGCTCGTCGATCGGTGGCGCTCTTGCTACCTGGAACCAGCCGATCGAGGTTATCCGTGTCGAG accgccgccgagcaccgtcCTGCCAAGCCTACGATTATGAACACGGCTGCATACATCTACAAGGAGAACGGTATCAAGGGCCTGTACCGCGGTGTGAGCCCCCGTATTCTTCTGGGTGTGTGGCAGACGGTCTGCATGGTTTCCTTTGCCGACACCGTACGCGACTGGATGGGCACGAGCAGCCACTAA
- a CDS encoding uncharacterized protein (EggNog:ENOG503NUS7; COG:G) — protein MTTKHIFEDSHGLVDKAVLGAAATNPALRVVYDAEHSRDKVALIAGGGAGHEPSFTGLTGRGLLTVAVSGDIFASPSAAQICSGVDLAPTDKGLVVIVNNYTGDCLNFGLAAEKARSAYNGEGGKKHVEMVIVGDDVSVGRTKGGLVGRRGLTGVAFVCKALGAAAEAGEDAKTLGKLGRSIVNNVVTIGSSLDHCHVPGRAKDDEERGALGPDAIEMGMGIHNEPGVKHLEKKPKANELFSEMLSLLLNPDDKERAFVPFSKDDDPVMVINNLGGMSNLELSAIAADVQSQLQKEWGMRPVRVYVGTYITSLNAPGFNISLINHKRIKSETGADFLELLDAPTDASGWLGVAHGWKNQAILPTPDEQLKESKAILEKKQKSGHGVSGSATEGAAASSGPLNSDADLIKKVVENACKAVVDVEPTLTKYDTIVGDGDAGETLRGCGEAILEAIKKGEIPFDRATATILGIGQVIESNMGGTSGAIYALFFTGLVQGLLESTDDTKSKASVKNWGHAAQTALSNLGNYTPARPGDRTLVDALTPFCKTLDEEGKKGTDAKSALSAAVEAAKEGAEKTRDMTARLGRATYVGETSEKVPDPGAWGVLALVEGIAKSF, from the exons ATGACTACGAAGCACATCTTTGAGGACTCCCACGGCCTGGTCGACAAGGCCGTGCTTGGTGCTGCGGCTACGAATCCCGCTCTGCGC GTGGTGTACGATGCGGAGCACTCCCGCGACAAGGTCGCGCTGATTGCTGGCGGTGGCGCCGGCCACGAGCCGTCGTTCACTGGCCTTACTGGCCGTGGTCTGCTGACCGTGGCTGTGTCGGGTGATATCTTTGCCTCGCCTTCCGCTGCCCAGATCTGCTCGGGTGTGGACCTGGCGCCGACCGACAAGGGTCTTGTGGTGATTGTGAACAACTACACCGGTGACTGCCTTAACTTTGGTCTTGCCGCCGAGaaggcgcgctcggcgtacAACGGTGAGGGCGGCAAGAAGCACGTCGAGATGGTCATTGTCGGTGACGATGTCTCGGTCGGCCGCACCAAGGGTGGCCTTGTCGGCCGCCGTGGTCTGACCGGTGTGGCGTTCGTGTGCAAGGCCCTCGGTGCtgctgccgaggccggTGAGGACGCCAAGACcctcggcaagctcggcCGCTCGATCGTGAACAACGTTGTGACGATCGGCTCGAGCCTCGACCACTGCCACGTCCCCGGCCGTGCgaaggacgacgaggagcgtggtgcgctcggccccGATGCCATCGAGATGGGTATGGGTATCCACAACGAGCCCGGTGTGAAGCACCTGGAGAAGAAGCCCAAGGCGAACGAGCTCTTCTCTGAGATGCTCTCGCTCCTGCTCAACCCCGACGACAAGGAGCGTGCGTTTGTGCCCTTCTCCAAGGACGACGACCCAGTCATGGTGATCAACAACCTCGGTGGCATGAGCAACCTGGAGCTTtcggcgatcgccgcaGATGTCCAGAGCCAGCTGCAGAAGGAGTGGGGTATGCGCCCCGTGCGCGTGTACGTCGGCACGTACATTACCTCGCTGAACGCGCCCGGCTTCAACATCTCGCTCATCAACCACAAGCGCATCAAGTCGGAGACGGGTGCCGActtcctcgagctcctcgacgccccCACCGATGCTTCTGGTTGGCTCGGTGTCGCCCACGGCTGGAAGAACCAGGCGATCCTCCCCACGCCTGATGAGCAGCTCAAGGAGAGCAAGGCGATCCTGGAGAAGAAGCAAAAGTCGGGTCACGGCgtgagcggcagcgcgacggAGGGCGCAGCTGCCTCGAGCGGCCCCCTGAACTCTGACGCGGACCTCATCAAGAAGGTCGTGGAGAACGCGTGCAAGGCAGTGGTGGACGTTGAGCCGACGCTCACCAAGTACGACACCATTGTCGGTGACGGTGACGCTGGTGAGACGCTTCGTGGCTGTGGTGAGGCGAtcctcgaggcgatcaAGAAGGGCGAGATTCCCTTTGACCGTGCGACCGCGACGATCCTCGGCATCGGCCAGGTGATTGAGTCGAACATGGGCGGCACCTCGGGTGCCATCTATGCCCTGTTCTTCACCGGCCTCGTGCAGGGCCTGCTCGAGTCGACGGACGACACCAAGTCCAAGGCTTCGGTCAAGAACTGGggccacgccgcgcagacCGCGCTGTCGAACCTCGGCAACTACACGCCTGCGCGCCCCGGcgaccgcacgctcgtcgacgctctGACGCCCTTCTGCAAGaccctcgacgaggagggcAAGAAGGGCACCGACGCCAAGTCCGCGCTCTCGGCCGCTGTCGAGGCGGCCAAGGAGGGCGCGGAGAAGACGCGCGACATGactgcgcgcctcggccgtgcTACGTACGTCGGCGAGACCTCGGAGAAGGTGCCCGACCCCGGTGCGTGGGGTGTGttggcgctcgtcgagggcaTTGCCAAGTCGTTCTAA
- a CDS encoding uncharacterized protein (BUSCO:EOG09260HS3; COG:U; EggNog:ENOG503NV4E): protein MRADEGSARRAAVPAHAAELGDETSPPHWQGDGAPTPDELPAPLFQLGRVQYALPASLVQLAVASNRMVLCLHGGHAHDASAPLLRLVCLDLDDPARACEATVPMPPVARTHRGVSAEGCCMFVDPSAEHVLLSLASGHNFYWTPSWSRARLLPRLAGLCITSAAWGKSDAAPSLGTPPAGRRWVCTPPVLLGTARGEVWELTCAVQVAAPNAPAQRGDFFDRLARKTAGGTADYTGAVERGVHRVFVLSEPQRIAGLALQTVQRGAREAYIVAATPTRLYEFSGTLGTPADDASVYDAVFQPYRDTLLTHLKIELPSELTHTSLLCTAPPMLAGARRALAWLTGAGLFHAELNLASAPPNSFLEKTGLLAYPSYGTPLFIARTAFHYVLVYAERVVCVHVMDEHVAWDEALPLGARESVVGVTMDETQDTCWIYTQSNILELIVSAEDRDVWHILLERHAYDDALQYAPNAACASLVYAARGDAMMQQGSYSDAADAYAHTADRTFEQVVLGLVEHGAHEGLRAYVSARLEQLPPTAKTQRLMLATWLVEMYLGAMNRLEDQVASHGDSASLTAQQHALESALRTFFATYQPALDPKTTYAILARHGRDDMWLAYAEAIRDTRQILTRWVRQEQWATALTTLASQSDVELYYHFAPILMSHAPAETVQCWERQAALDPARLIPALLQHRPAPGAVNYSVQYLQHVTTHGNTTPAVHNLLITLLAERAANDKADEASRARANDALQQAIEGSKAAGRAYYDMNYALRICARKRLHDACVRLYARMDRHENAVHLALEAGDMELACRCAELATDHALRKELWLKCAQHVIRQEHGIQSAMEFLQRTSLLTLEDILPLFPDFVVIDGFKEEICDTLETYVTQIDALKSEMDRTTRTAELIQQDIQSLSTRFLHMDADQACEDCGAPLLQRQMYLFPCRHGFHADCLTKEVTQHLPPRLLRRLLQLQEELAALTQGPKEPEAADTSQSPAFASLGASVAQGLSGTLKLDRLREHVRPQVIVDAISTGFSVGVASGRRVLAPLDPFAEPVVRARSADEDAKAEAAAPTADVHSLQMLANVDAVRSEMNTIVAGACPVCTLSVQHLALPFVEPEADPAEEESWAV, encoded by the coding sequence ATGCGCGCGGACGAGGGGAGTGcccggcgtgcggccgtgccTGCGCATGCGGCGGAGCTCGGGGATGagacctcgccgccgcactggcaaggcgacggcgcgccgacacCGGATGAGCTCCCTGCGCCGCTGTTTCAGCTGGGGCGCGTGCAGTACGCGCtgcccgcgtcgctcgtccAGCTTGCCGTAGCGTCGAACCGCATGGTGCTGTGCCTGCACGGCGGCcatgcgcacgacgcgagcgcgccgctcctgcgTCTCGTGTGCCTTGATCTGGATGAtccggcgcgtgcgtgcgaggcgaccgtgccgatgccgcccgtcgcacgcacgcaTCGCGGCGTGAGCGCCGAGGGGTGCTGCATGTTTGTCGATCCCAGTGCGGAGCACGTTTTACTGAGCCTTGCGAGTGGCCACAACTTTTACTGGACGCCGTCGTggagccgcgcgcggctgtTGCCGCGGCTCGCGGGACTCTGCATCacgtcggcggcatggggcaagagcgacgcagcgccgagcctcggcacgccgccggccggccgccgctggGTGTGCACGCCGCCAGTGTTGCTCGGcactgcgcgcggcgaggtgtGGGAGCTGACGTGCGCGGTccaggtcgcggcgcccaACGCGCCCGCACAGCGCGGCGACTTTTTCGACCGTCTCGCCCGCAAAACCGCGGGCGGCACTGCGGACTACAccggcgcggtcgagcgcggcgtgcaccgcgtgTTTGTGCTGAGCgagccgcagcgcatcgcaggcctcgcgctgcagaccgtgcaaagaggcgcgcgcgaagCCTACAtcgtcgccgcgacgccgacgcgtcTTTACGAGTtcagcggcacgctcggcacgccggccgacgacgcgagCGTCTACGATGCAGTGTTCCAGCCGTACCGCGATACACTCCTGACGCACCTCAAGATCGAGCTCCCGAGCGAGCTGACGCACACGTCGCTGTtgtgcaccgcgccgccgatgctcgcgggcgcccggcgtgcgctcgcgtggctcaccggcgccggtcTCTTTCACGCGGAGCTGAACctggcgagcgcgccccCCAACTCGTTCCTGGAAAAGACGGGGCTGCTGGCCTATCCGTCgtacggcacgccgctgtttatcgcacgcaccgccttTCATTACGTGCTGGTatacgccgagcgcgtcgtgtgTGTCCATGTCATggacgagcacgtcgcgtgggatgaggcgctgccgctcggcgcgcgcgagagcgtcgtcggcgtcacGATGGACGAGACGCAGGATACCTGCTGGATCTATACCCAGTCCAACATTCTCGAGCTGATTGtcagcgccgaggaccgcgaCGTGTGGCACAttctgctcgagcgccacgcgtacgacgatgcgctgcagtacgcgccgaacgcggcgtgcgcgtcgctcgtgtacgccgcgcgaggcgatgcCATGATGCAGCAGGGCTCGTAtagcgacgcggccgacgcctACGCCCACACGGCCGACCGCACCTTTGAGCAGGTCGTCCTtgggctcgtcgagcacggcgcacaCGAGGGGCTGCGCGCGTATGTCTcagcgcgcctcgagcagctgccgccgacggccaagacgcagcgcctgaTGCTCGCGACGTGGCTCGTGGAAATGTACCTCGGCGCGATGaaccgcctcgaggaccAGGTTGCGTCGCACGGCGACAGTGCGTCGCTcaccgcgcagcagcacgcgctcgaaAGCGCGCTCCGCACCTTCTTTGCCACGTACCAGCCCGCACTCGACCCCAAGACCACCTACGCGATCCTCGCACGGCACGGGCGCGACGATATGTGGCTCGCAtacgccgaggcgatccgCGATACGCGCCAGATCCTCACGCGCTGGGTGCGACAGGAGCAgtgggcgacggcgctcaCGACACTCGCGTCGCAGTCCGACGTCGAGCTCTACTACCACTTTGCGCCGATCCTCATGAGCCATGCCCCGGCCGAGACGGTGCAGTGCTGggagcgccaggcggcgctcgatccCGCGCGCCTCATTCCGGCCTTGCTCCAGCACCGCCCAGCACCGGGCGCAGTCAACTACAGCGTGCAGTACCTGCAGCACGTCACGACGCACGGCAACACGACGCCGGCAGTACACAACCTGCTCATtacgctcctcgccgaacgcgccgccaacgacaaggccgacgaggcgagccgcgcacgcgccaacgacgcgctgcagcaggcgatCGAAGGCAGCAAGGCCGCAGGGCGCGCATACTACGACATGAACTATGCACTGCGCATCtgcgcgcgcaagcgcctccACGACGCGTGTGTGCGCCTCTATGCGCGCATGGATCGCCACGAAAACGCAgtgcacctcgcgctcgaggcgggcgACATGGAGCtcgcgtgccgctgcgcggagctcgcgacggaccacgcgctgcgcaaggagctctGGCTGAAGTGCGCGCAGCACGTTATCCGCCAGGAGCACGGCATCCAGAGCGCGATGGAGTTTCTGCagcgcacgtcgctgctcacgctcgaggatATCCTGCCGCTCTTCCCCGACTTTGTCGTCATCGACGGCTTTAAGGAAGAGATCtgcgacacgctcgagacgTACGTCACCCAgatcgacgcgctcaaGAGCGAGATGGACCGCACGacacgcaccgccgagctgaTCCAGCAGGATATCCAGTCGCTCTCCACCCGCTTCCTGCACATGGACGCGGACCAGGCGTGCGAGgactgcggcgcgccgctcctccaGCGGCAAATGTACCTCTTCCCGTGCCGCCACGGGTTCCACGCCGACTGCCTCACGAAAGAGGTCACGCAGCACCTGCCGCCCCgcctcctgcgccgcctgctccaGCTCCAagaggagctcgcggcgctcacgcAGGGGCCCAAGGAGCCGGAGGCCGCCGACACCTCGCAGTCGCCCGCGTTTGCGAgcctcggcgcgagcgtcgcgcagggCCTCAGCGGCACACTCaagctcgaccgcctgcgcgaaCACGTGCGGCCACAGGTCATCGTCGATGCGATCAGCACCGGCTTCAGCGTAGGCGTCGCGagcgggcgccgcgtcctggcGCCCCTCGATCCGTTTGCGGAGCCTGTGGTCCGTGCACGGAgcgcggacgaggacgccaaggccgaggccgccgcgccgaccgccgaCGTACACTCGCTGCAGATGCTGGCAAACGTCGACGCAGTGCGCAGCGAGATGAATACGATCGTTGCGGGCGCGTGCCCGGTGTGCACGCTCTCGgtgcagcacctcgcccTGCCGTTTgtcgagcccgaggcggaccccgccgaggaggagagCTGGGCTGTATAA